One Roseomonas gilardii subsp. gilardii genomic region harbors:
- a CDS encoding outer membrane beta-barrel protein — MLDQYLPNNYYSRFSLEAFPENVRPEDMDVTQRPRPEVQPLGVRLGGFTLRPSLGEAMGVDTNPLGTSRGDTIGTFSTDAALDLRSNWARDSLYATAGVDDRRVTGRNAGTPDPSRTNFNTTVGGSYDIGRDTFSASASYFRLHEEATAFDAQTVAEPRAFNAYDLRAAYRATFSNVSITPDFIFQAFRFVDAFDDGSTFNQKLRDRNVYNGGITTRYAVAPRRDLVFVVRGGRSDYVNYDPTYGKLGSDTVLALAGFDDSSGAVFRYRALVGYQVRFFDATGAKDRSSPVFEAAVAWSPTRLTTISGLASRRIEDTSTDTLQGYTYNQAQIAVDHELLRNVLIGARADYLHAKFTGGGDSTVIGTGAYATWFMNRNISLRLSYDFTNRDGSGSGTNSNYDRHLALLRVGFGL, encoded by the coding sequence TTGCTCGACCAGTACCTGCCCAACAACTACTACTCCCGCTTCTCCCTGGAAGCCTTTCCCGAGAACGTGCGGCCGGAGGACATGGACGTCACCCAGCGTCCGCGCCCCGAGGTGCAGCCGCTCGGCGTCCGGCTCGGGGGTTTCACCCTCCGCCCTAGCCTGGGCGAGGCCATGGGTGTCGACACCAACCCGCTCGGCACCAGCCGGGGCGACACGATCGGCACCTTCAGCACCGATGCCGCGCTGGACCTGCGCTCGAACTGGGCGCGCGACAGCCTCTATGCCACCGCCGGCGTGGATGACCGCCGCGTGACCGGGCGCAATGCGGGAACGCCCGATCCCAGCCGCACCAATTTCAACACCACGGTCGGCGGCTCCTACGACATCGGCCGCGACACCTTCTCGGCCAGCGCCTCCTATTTCCGCCTGCATGAGGAAGCGACGGCCTTCGACGCCCAGACGGTGGCCGAGCCGCGCGCCTTCAACGCCTATGATCTCCGCGCCGCCTACCGCGCGACCTTCAGCAACGTCTCCATCACGCCGGACTTCATCTTCCAGGCCTTCCGCTTCGTGGATGCCTTCGACGATGGCAGCACCTTCAATCAGAAGCTGCGCGACCGGAACGTCTATAATGGCGGCATCACCACGCGCTATGCCGTGGCCCCCCGGCGCGACCTGGTCTTCGTGGTGCGCGGCGGCCGTTCCGACTACGTGAACTACGACCCCACCTACGGCAAGCTGGGCTCGGACACGGTGCTCGCCCTGGCCGGCTTCGACGACAGCAGCGGCGCCGTGTTCCGCTACCGCGCCCTGGTCGGCTACCAGGTCCGCTTCTTCGACGCGACGGGCGCGAAGGACCGCTCCTCGCCGGTCTTCGAGGCGGCGGTCGCCTGGTCGCCGACGCGGCTGACCACGATCAGCGGCCTCGCCTCCCGCCGGATCGAGGACACCTCCACCGACACGCTGCAAGGCTATACCTACAACCAGGCCCAGATCGCGGTGGACCACGAGCTGCTGCGCAACGTGCTGATCGGCGCGCGGGCCGACTACCTGCATGCCAAGTTCACCGGCGGCGGCGACAGCACCGTGATCGGCACCGGCGCCTATGCCACCTGGTTCATGAACCGCAACATCTCGCTGCGCCTCAGCTACGACTTCACCAACCGTGATGGCAGCGGCAGCGGCACCAATTCCAATTACGATCGCCACCTCGCGCTGCTGCGGGTGGGATTCGGCCTGTGA
- the aroQ gene encoding type II 3-dehydroquinate dehydratase encodes MTRLVYVLNGPNLNLLGKRQPQIYGHETLADVERDCRATADGLGLEIRFHQSNREYEIIDWIHEARETAAGIVINPAAFTHTSVAILDALKTFEGPIIEVHISNVHQRESFRHHSYVTLAASGVIAGFGTQGYTLALQRVARLIGESK; translated from the coding sequence GTGACGCGCTTGGTCTATGTCCTGAACGGACCCAACCTGAATCTGCTGGGCAAGCGGCAGCCGCAGATCTATGGCCACGAGACCCTGGCCGATGTGGAACGGGATTGCCGGGCCACCGCGGACGGGCTGGGGCTGGAGATCCGCTTCCACCAGAGCAACCGCGAATACGAGATCATCGACTGGATCCACGAGGCCCGTGAGACCGCGGCGGGCATCGTCATCAACCCGGCCGCCTTCACCCATACCTCGGTGGCCATCCTCGATGCGCTGAAGACCTTCGAGGGGCCGATCATCGAGGTGCATATCTCCAACGTGCACCAGCGCGAGAGCTTCCGGCACCATTCCTATGTGACACTGGCCGCCAGCGGGGTGATCGCGGGCTTCGGCACCCAGGGCTACACGCTGGCCCTGCAACGGGTCGCCCGCCTGATCGGGGAGAGCAAGTGA
- a CDS encoding glycosyltransferase, producing MRIALVSDSISAYGGAERVIEQILALYPQADIFAVVDVVPPDQRAFLGGRPVRTSFLQKIPKIERLYRSLLPLWPLAVEQFDVTGYDLVITSHHSVAYGVLTRPDQPHVSYVHSPMRYAWDLQHEYLREAKMERGPKSWLARRMLHSARIWDFCAAQRPETMVANSAFVANRLRRTHRREAGVVHPPVYVDTLPPLGSVEKEDYYLSVCRLVPYKRVELLARAFARMPEKRLKIVGNGPELKRLREMKVPNVEVLGRVPTPEVHRLLAGAQAFLFAGIEDFGITAVEAQAAGTPVIAYGAGGLAETVLGPDHADPTGLFFAEQTEEAVIAAVHAFEGSRARFTPENCLANARRFSTERFRSRFKAVVDEALERARAQAPAGLHGGEVLRGPVPGAGLALTEPAPQPAPEPARS from the coding sequence ATGCGAATAGCCCTCGTGAGCGACTCGATTTCCGCCTATGGCGGCGCGGAGCGGGTGATCGAGCAGATCCTGGCGCTTTATCCGCAGGCAGACATCTTCGCCGTGGTGGATGTGGTGCCACCCGATCAGCGGGCCTTCCTGGGCGGGCGGCCGGTGCGGACGTCCTTTCTCCAGAAGATCCCGAAGATCGAGCGCCTGTATCGCTCATTGCTGCCGCTCTGGCCGCTCGCCGTCGAACAATTTGACGTGACCGGCTACGATCTTGTGATCACCAGCCACCACAGCGTGGCTTACGGCGTGCTCACGCGGCCCGACCAGCCGCATGTGTCCTACGTGCATTCGCCGATGCGCTATGCCTGGGACCTGCAGCACGAATACCTGCGTGAGGCGAAGATGGAACGCGGGCCGAAGAGCTGGCTGGCCCGGCGCATGCTGCATTCCGCCCGGATCTGGGACTTCTGCGCGGCGCAGCGGCCCGAAACGATGGTGGCCAATTCCGCCTTCGTGGCCAACCGCCTGCGCCGCACGCACCGGCGGGAAGCCGGGGTGGTGCACCCCCCGGTCTATGTGGACACACTGCCGCCGCTCGGTTCGGTGGAGAAGGAGGATTACTACCTCTCCGTCTGCCGGCTCGTGCCCTATAAGCGCGTGGAGCTCCTGGCGCGCGCCTTCGCCCGTATGCCGGAGAAGCGCCTGAAGATCGTCGGCAACGGGCCGGAGCTGAAGCGCCTGCGGGAGATGAAGGTGCCGAATGTCGAGGTCCTGGGCCGCGTGCCGACGCCGGAGGTGCATCGCCTCCTGGCCGGGGCGCAGGCCTTCCTGTTCGCCGGCATCGAGGATTTCGGCATCACCGCGGTGGAGGCCCAGGCCGCCGGCACGCCGGTGATCGCCTATGGCGCCGGCGGCCTGGCGGAGACCGTGCTGGGCCCCGACCATGCCGACCCGACCGGCCTCTTCTTCGCGGAGCAGACGGAAGAGGCGGTGATCGCGGCCGTCCATGCCTTCGAGGGCAGCCGGGCACGCTTCACGCCGGAGAACTGCCTGGCCAATGCGCGGCGCTTCTCCACCGAGCGTTTCCGCAGCCGCTTCAAGGCCGTGGTGGACGAGGCGCTGGAGCGCGCCCGGGCCCAGGCGCCCGCCGGGCTGCATGGAGGCGAGGTCCTTCGCGGCCCGGTGCCCGGGGCGGGGTTGGCGCTGACGGAGCCGGCCCCGCAACCGGCCCCGGAGCCCGCCCGCTCGTGA
- a CDS encoding polysaccharide biosynthesis/export family protein has product MATAAVLGLSLMASACAPGRDLQPLAEAQPSAYRLGVGDEIRVTTFGEDQLGGDFRVNDAGNIAFPLLGNVKAAGLTSSELSTQLAAEMKRRQLLRDPNVVAQVQTYRPVFVLGEVAKPGEYPYRPGMTMLTAVAVAGGFTYRAVTDRASVVRITDGKGQEGLVSRQSLIQPGDVINVFERRF; this is encoded by the coding sequence ATGGCCACCGCCGCCGTGCTCGGCCTGAGCCTGATGGCCAGCGCCTGCGCCCCGGGCCGTGACCTGCAGCCGCTGGCCGAGGCCCAGCCCTCCGCCTACCGCCTCGGCGTCGGTGACGAGATCCGCGTGACCACCTTCGGCGAGGACCAGCTCGGCGGTGATTTCAGGGTGAACGACGCCGGCAACATCGCCTTCCCGCTGCTCGGCAACGTCAAGGCGGCCGGGCTGACCTCCTCGGAACTCTCGACCCAGCTCGCCGCCGAGATGAAGCGCCGCCAGTTGCTGCGCGACCCGAACGTGGTGGCCCAGGTGCAGACCTATCGCCCGGTCTTCGTGCTGGGTGAGGTGGCGAAGCCCGGCGAGTACCCCTACCGCCCCGGCATGACCATGCTGACCGCCGTGGCGGTGGCCGGCGGCTTCACCTACCGCGCCGTGACCGACCGCGCCTCCGTGGTGCGCATCACCGACGGCAAGGGCCAGGAGGGTCTCGTGTCCCGTCAGAGCCTGATCCAGCCCGGCGACGTGATCAACGTCTTCGAGCGCCGCTTCTGA
- a CDS encoding AEC family transporter — MWLDAFVPAFGLIALGMVLKRRMLRDDAVWAGMERLIFHLLMPALLVSSIASVDLHSLPLGGMAASIWITLLLGTALSLLLARLMGQAHPAATSVMQGGIRFNNLVAFAVTGGVLGAPGVALGGVTTGLIVPCVQLLLTVVFAMGGERGWPRPSAVLRQVARNPLIQGCLIGFAFSLMGGLPPGLGPLLRALGGASVALGLLAVGAALTPGAMRDRPLLQNMVAAQKLLLMPLLTLCLARLLGLEALPAAVAVLFMAMPTATTGYVIARAMGGDAPLIAAMTTGQHVLAMLSLPLWVWLLLP; from the coding sequence ATGTGGCTCGACGCCTTTGTACCAGCCTTCGGCCTGATCGCCCTCGGCATGGTCCTGAAGCGGCGCATGCTGCGCGATGACGCGGTCTGGGCCGGGATGGAGCGGCTGATCTTCCACCTGCTGATGCCGGCCCTGCTGGTGTCCTCGATCGCCTCGGTGGACCTGCACAGCCTGCCCCTGGGCGGCATGGCGGCCAGCATCTGGATCACCCTGCTGCTCGGCACCGCCCTGTCGCTGCTGCTGGCGCGGCTGATGGGGCAGGCGCATCCCGCCGCGACCTCGGTGATGCAGGGCGGCATCCGCTTCAACAACCTCGTCGCCTTCGCCGTCACCGGCGGCGTGCTCGGCGCGCCGGGGGTGGCGCTGGGTGGGGTGACGACCGGGCTGATCGTGCCCTGCGTGCAGCTTCTGCTCACCGTCGTCTTCGCCATGGGCGGCGAACGCGGCTGGCCCCGCCCCAGCGCCGTGCTGCGTCAGGTCGCGCGCAACCCGCTGATCCAGGGCTGCCTCATCGGCTTCGCCTTCTCGCTGATGGGCGGCCTGCCGCCTGGGCTCGGGCCGCTGCTGCGGGCCCTGGGCGGCGCCTCCGTGGCGCTCGGCCTGCTGGCGGTCGGCGCGGCGCTGACCCCGGGCGCGATGCGCGACCGGCCCCTGCTGCAGAACATGGTGGCGGCGCAGAAGCTGCTGCTGATGCCGCTGCTCACCCTGTGCCTGGCCCGGCTGCTCGGGCTGGAAGCCCTGCCCGCCGCCGTGGCGGTGCTGTTCATGGCCATGCCCACGGCCACCACGGGCTATGTGATCGCCCGTGCCATGGGGGGCGACGCTCCGCTGATCGCCGCCATGACCACGGGACAGCATGTCCTGGCCATGCTGAGCCTGCCCCTCTGGGTCTGGCTGCTGCTGCCCTGA
- a CDS encoding SH3 domain-containing protein produces MNAAIGSGILRTCTGLLLLAALAACNEKDAKSESAPDRLAQAQAATEAALRAGLASYGQPQIRAVQGYAQAMPNTVAVCGQVNAKGASGAFVPFVTVVTYSEGAEPVLEQHIALSDVEATRVYVETVSRCREEGGPKPTLRQAAPPLLPPIPTNLPQVTQVTTTVVVPQGAKDQVQQAAPGAAAQSASGTLSMRQPGNLREHPNGGGQVLRVVPAGTSLTIFGTAPGGWYQVGASSPEGWVHGSLVTLRR; encoded by the coding sequence GTGAACGCCGCCATCGGGTCGGGGATCCTTCGCACCTGCACCGGCCTGCTCCTGCTGGCCGCACTGGCCGCCTGCAATGAGAAGGACGCCAAGAGCGAGAGCGCGCCCGATCGCCTGGCGCAGGCCCAGGCGGCGACGGAGGCCGCCTTGCGCGCCGGGCTCGCCTCCTATGGCCAGCCGCAGATCCGCGCGGTGCAAGGCTATGCGCAGGCGATGCCGAACACGGTGGCCGTCTGCGGCCAGGTCAATGCGAAGGGAGCCAGCGGCGCCTTCGTGCCCTTCGTGACGGTGGTGACCTATTCCGAGGGCGCGGAGCCGGTGCTGGAGCAGCACATCGCCCTGTCGGATGTCGAGGCGACGCGCGTCTATGTCGAGACCGTCTCCCGCTGCCGGGAGGAAGGCGGCCCGAAGCCGACCCTGCGGCAGGCCGCCCCGCCGCTCCTGCCCCCGATCCCGACCAACCTGCCGCAGGTGACGCAGGTGACGACCACGGTGGTGGTGCCGCAGGGAGCGAAGGACCAGGTGCAGCAGGCGGCCCCCGGAGCGGCGGCGCAGAGTGCCTCCGGCACGCTTTCGATGCGGCAGCCGGGCAATCTCCGCGAGCATCCGAATGGCGGCGGGCAGGTCCTGCGGGTGGTGCCGGCCGGGACCAGCCTGACGATCTTCGGGACCGCTCCGGGGGGCTGGTATCAGGTCGGGGCTTCCAGCCCCGAAGGCTGGGTCCATGGCAGCCTCGTCACGCTGCGGCGCTAG
- a CDS encoding TRAP transporter substrate-binding protein, whose product MQRRALLTAAMAAAPALPAAAQAPAPTGGTEAMPEVRWRLTSSFPRSTDILYGTAEKMTKRVSQLTDNKFQIRLFAAGEIVGGLQALDAVQNNTVEACHTATYYYTGKDPAFAFFTVVPFGMNDRQQTSWYQQGGGQALLEELLKDYNAVPFMLGNTGAQMGGWFRKEIKGLDDVKGLKFRIAGLAGDMFAKMGAVPTQLAASDIYPALERGTIDAVEFVGPHDDEKLGFARVAPYYYYPGFFEPCAQTHLLVNQRALAALPPHYRAALEAACAEANTDMLSRYDQSNPEALRRLVGAGTQLRPWPRDVMTAAWKAANELYEEIGNRNERFKRIWDSYRKYRDEEFLWFRVAEQSYANFAFTAAQTVK is encoded by the coding sequence ATGCAACGCCGTGCCCTGCTGACTGCCGCCATGGCGGCCGCCCCCGCCCTGCCTGCCGCCGCGCAAGCCCCAGCCCCCACCGGCGGGACGGAGGCGATGCCGGAGGTCCGCTGGCGCCTGACCAGCTCCTTCCCCCGCTCCACCGACATCCTCTACGGCACGGCCGAGAAGATGACGAAGCGCGTGTCGCAGCTCACCGACAACAAGTTCCAGATCCGGCTCTTCGCGGCGGGGGAGATCGTGGGCGGGCTGCAGGCACTGGATGCCGTGCAGAACAACACGGTGGAGGCCTGCCACACCGCCACCTACTACTACACGGGCAAGGACCCGGCCTTCGCCTTCTTCACCGTCGTCCCCTTCGGCATGAACGACCGGCAGCAGACGAGCTGGTACCAGCAGGGCGGCGGCCAGGCACTGCTGGAGGAGCTGCTGAAGGACTACAACGCCGTGCCCTTCATGCTGGGCAATACCGGCGCGCAGATGGGCGGCTGGTTCCGCAAGGAGATCAAGGGCCTCGACGATGTGAAGGGGCTGAAGTTCCGCATCGCCGGGCTGGCGGGCGACATGTTCGCCAAGATGGGCGCGGTGCCGACGCAACTCGCGGCCAGCGACATCTATCCGGCGCTGGAGCGCGGCACGATCGACGCCGTGGAGTTCGTCGGCCCGCATGACGACGAGAAGCTCGGCTTCGCCCGCGTCGCGCCCTATTACTACTATCCCGGCTTCTTCGAGCCCTGCGCGCAGACGCATCTGCTGGTCAACCAGCGTGCCCTGGCCGCGCTGCCGCCGCATTACCGCGCGGCGCTGGAGGCGGCCTGCGCCGAGGCGAACACCGACATGCTCTCGCGCTACGACCAGAGCAATCCGGAGGCGCTGCGGCGGCTGGTGGGGGCGGGCACGCAGCTCCGCCCCTGGCCGCGCGACGTCATGACCGCGGCCTGGAAGGCGGCGAACGAGCTCTACGAGGAGATCGGCAACCGGAACGAGCGCTTCAAGCGGATCTGGGACAGCTACCGCAAGTATCGCGACGAGGAGTTCCTGTGGTTCCGCGTGGCCGAGCAGAGCTATGCCAACTTCGCCTTCACCGCGGCGCAGACGGTGAAATAG
- a CDS encoding glycosyltransferase family 4 protein: MDGHDLPSDTPRVLFVNHSSRTGGAEFILLANLRAFGANSSVWLFEDGPLKTALADHPPRVLMPSRPSGFTDIKRDQGMARAALPMLGGMLRMVREIAAAARRHDMVYANSQKAFVLSALAAKLAGRPLVWHLHDILTPAHFGGGQLRLLRTLAPLATRVIVPSQAAADAFTTLCGRADRVRVVPNGVTLPPDPMAGAGMAERRAALGLPGEGFLVGVFSRLSPWKGQAVVLRAVTKVPGAVGIITGDALFGEDDYAASLRRLAEELGIADRVRFLGHRHDVPALMRAMDVVVHPSTDPEPFGRTLVEAMLCRTPLVAASAGAIPEIAGDNEAGLLVPPGDDSALAAALREIRQDPAATQARIEAGERRALALFSEDRMREGVLSVVREVRQRQGS, encoded by the coding sequence ATGGACGGCCACGACCTCCCCTCGGACACCCCGCGCGTGCTCTTCGTCAACCATTCCAGCCGCACCGGTGGGGCGGAGTTCATCCTGCTCGCCAACCTGCGCGCCTTCGGGGCGAATTCCTCCGTCTGGCTGTTCGAGGACGGGCCGTTGAAAACCGCCCTGGCCGATCACCCGCCGCGGGTGCTGATGCCCTCGCGTCCCTCTGGCTTCACCGACATCAAGCGCGACCAGGGCATGGCGCGCGCGGCGCTGCCGATGCTGGGCGGCATGCTGCGCATGGTGCGCGAGATCGCCGCCGCCGCGCGGCGGCACGACATGGTCTATGCCAATTCGCAGAAGGCCTTCGTGCTTTCCGCCCTGGCGGCGAAGCTGGCCGGGCGGCCCCTGGTCTGGCACCTGCACGACATCCTGACGCCAGCGCATTTCGGCGGCGGACAGCTCAGGCTGTTGCGCACCCTGGCGCCGCTCGCCACGCGGGTGATCGTGCCCTCCCAGGCCGCCGCCGATGCCTTCACCACGCTCTGCGGCCGGGCGGACCGGGTGCGGGTGGTGCCCAATGGCGTGACCCTGCCGCCCGACCCGATGGCTGGCGCCGGCATGGCGGAACGCCGCGCGGCGCTGGGCCTGCCCGGAGAGGGCTTCCTGGTCGGCGTGTTCAGCCGCCTCTCGCCCTGGAAGGGCCAGGCCGTGGTGCTGCGCGCCGTGACGAAGGTGCCCGGGGCGGTGGGCATCATCACCGGCGACGCCCTGTTCGGCGAGGATGACTACGCCGCCAGCCTGCGGCGGCTGGCGGAGGAGCTGGGCATCGCCGACCGTGTCCGCTTCCTCGGCCACCGCCACGACGTGCCGGCGCTGATGCGGGCCATGGATGTGGTGGTGCATCCCTCCACCGACCCGGAACCCTTCGGCCGCACCCTGGTGGAGGCCATGCTCTGCCGCACGCCGCTCGTCGCCGCCTCGGCCGGCGCCATCCCGGAGATCGCCGGCGACAACGAGGCCGGGCTGCTGGTCCCCCCGGGCGACGATTCCGCCCTGGCGGCGGCGCTGCGGGAGATCCGGCAGGATCCCGCCGCCACCCAGGCCCGAATCGAGGCGGGCGAGCGCCGCGCCCTTGCCTTGTTCAGCGAGGACCGCATGCGGGAGGGTGTGCTCTCCGTGGTGCGGGAAGTCCGCCAGCGGCAGGGGAGCTGA
- a CDS encoding DUF2501 domain-containing protein has translation MRHLVTGLAAMALLAAAPAAVTPARAQLMDTLKNAAGNSLGGIAVPSPAAASSSNIAGLMQYCVQQRLVSGTEATSVKDQLLGKLGGTAKQSSNPGFAEGSKGVLDAQGKSFDLASLKSELGQKLCEQVLQRAKSLL, from the coding sequence ATGCGCCATCTCGTGACAGGGCTCGCCGCCATGGCCCTGCTGGCCGCCGCGCCCGCCGCCGTCACCCCCGCGCGGGCGCAGCTGATGGACACGCTGAAGAATGCCGCGGGCAACAGCCTCGGCGGCATCGCGGTGCCGTCCCCGGCCGCCGCCAGCAGCAGCAACATCGCGGGGCTCATGCAGTACTGCGTGCAGCAGCGCCTGGTCAGCGGCACGGAGGCGACTTCGGTGAAGGACCAGCTCCTGGGCAAGCTCGGCGGCACCGCGAAGCAGAGCAGCAATCCGGGCTTCGCCGAAGGCTCCAAGGGCGTGCTGGACGCGCAGGGCAAGAGCTTCGACCTCGCCAGCCTGAAGAGCGAGCTCGGACAGAAGCTCTGCGAGCAGGTGCTGCAGCGCGCCAAGTCGCTGCTCTGA
- a CDS encoding sugar transferase, giving the protein MAIGDYAQVMAVGLALCLVFQAAPTPDLNLSLGRVAGVGMLAATLALFVRRGLRRTSAHHVGSTYVSSVRSAAAVVIAFGGIAMGRLLLGAATGLGGDLLLLASWAVISTALAAALRLVGTRLIAGPESLTTNIVVLGPSPQAGALARILTERSRGHRQVLAVLQDDLPENMVMLDQLIEQGEVDIIALAGMDAEGIQAICEEFGDRPVHICVGFDAVALERAARGSSHLDDPVLLRLLPGQFDDWRDSVKRGLDIALVLASLPLIAPVLILAAIAIKLDSPGPVFFRQWRFGLGTQPVQILKFRSMYTDRGDTTGEARTTARDSRVTRVGRILRRTSIDELPQLLNVLRGDMSLVGPRPHATHMKVEGNYYFEAVEHYRLRHRVKPGLTGWAQVNGSRGEVDTLDKAYRRVDLDLWYIDNWSITLDLKIIFKTVFGGFATLKAD; this is encoded by the coding sequence ATGGCGATTGGTGACTATGCACAGGTCATGGCGGTGGGGCTGGCGCTTTGCCTCGTCTTCCAGGCCGCACCGACGCCGGATCTGAACCTGAGCCTGGGCCGTGTGGCCGGCGTCGGGATGCTGGCGGCGACGCTGGCGCTCTTCGTGCGCCGTGGCCTGCGCCGCACCAGCGCCCATCATGTCGGCTCCACCTATGTTTCCTCCGTCCGCAGCGCGGCGGCGGTGGTGATCGCCTTCGGCGGCATCGCCATGGGCCGTCTGCTGCTGGGCGCCGCGACCGGCCTGGGCGGCGACCTGCTGCTGCTGGCGAGCTGGGCCGTCATCTCCACCGCGCTGGCCGCGGCGCTGCGCCTGGTGGGCACGCGGCTGATCGCCGGGCCGGAAAGCCTGACCACCAATATCGTGGTCCTCGGCCCCTCGCCCCAGGCCGGCGCCCTGGCGCGCATCCTGACCGAGCGCAGCCGAGGCCATCGCCAGGTTCTGGCGGTGCTGCAGGACGACCTGCCCGAGAACATGGTCATGCTCGACCAGCTGATCGAGCAGGGCGAGGTGGACATCATCGCCCTGGCCGGCATGGACGCCGAGGGCATCCAGGCCATCTGCGAGGAGTTCGGCGACCGCCCGGTGCATATCTGCGTCGGCTTCGACGCGGTGGCGCTGGAGCGTGCCGCCCGCGGCTCCAGCCACCTGGACGATCCGGTCCTGCTGCGCCTGCTGCCGGGCCAGTTCGACGACTGGCGTGATTCGGTGAAGCGGGGCCTCGACATCGCCCTGGTGCTCGCCTCGCTGCCGCTCATCGCGCCGGTGCTGATCCTGGCGGCCATCGCCATCAAGCTGGACTCGCCCGGCCCGGTCTTCTTCCGCCAGTGGCGCTTCGGCCTCGGCACGCAGCCCGTGCAGATCCTGAAGTTCCGGAGCATGTACACGGACAGGGGCGACACCACCGGCGAGGCCCGGACCACGGCCCGCGATTCACGCGTGACCCGGGTCGGCCGCATCCTCCGCCGCACCAGCATCGACGAGCTGCCGCAGCTCCTGAACGTGCTGCGGGGGGATATGTCCCTGGTCGGGCCGCGGCCGCATGCGACGCATATGAAGGTCGAGGGCAACTACTACTTCGAGGCCGTGGAGCACTATCGCCTCCGTCACCGCGTGAAGCCGGGCCTGACCGGCTGGGCGCAGGTCAACGGTTCCCGTGGCGAGGTGGATACGCTGGACAAGGCCTATCGCCGCGTGGATCTCGATCTCTGGTACATCGACAACTGGTCGATCACCCTGGACCTGAAGATCATCTTCAAGACCGTGTTCGGCGGCTTCGCGACGCTGAAGGCCGACTGA
- a CDS encoding IS630 family transposase (programmed frameshift), with translation MARALSLDLRIRVAAALAGGSTVREAAKRFGVSVASAVRIGQLARSGHGLAARKVGGNRRPRLLDATEALTSRLAAKSDWTVRALAADLKAGGIDVSHDTVWRFMRRQGLTFKKTLLASETERPSLARLRARWRTRQHRFDPARLVFIDETWVKTNMTRTRGWSLRGAPLLAKVPHGHWKTLTFLAGLRHDRIVAPCVIDGPINGLSFTAWVRQFLLPTLGPRDIVIADNLGSHKGKPARDAIRSVGARLLFLPPYSPDLNPIEMVFAKLKTLLRKADERSIDATWRKIGDLLLTFTADECAAYLRHAGYASI, from the exons ATGGCTCGAGCCCTTTCCCTGGATTTGCGGATCCGTGTGGCAGCTGCGTTGGCTGGTGGGTCGACGGTTCGAGAAGCGGCGAAACGCTTTGGCGTCTCGGTCGCCAGTGCGGTACGGATTGGTCAACTTGCCCGATCCGGGCATGGTCTGGCGGCCCGCAAGGTGGGGGGCAATCGTCGGCCGAGACTGCTGGATGCGACCGAAGCATTGACCAGCCGCCTTGCGGCGAAGTCGGATTGGACCGTGCGGGCACTTGCCGCCGACCTGAAGGCCGGCGGCATCGACGTGTCGCATGACACGGTCTGGCGTTTTATGCGCCGCCAAGGCCTCACCTTC AAAAAAACTTTGCTGGCAAGCGAGACGGAACGGCCGAGCCTGGCGCGTCTGAGGGCCCGTTGGCGGACCCGTCAACATCGGTTTGATCCGGCCCGCCTGGTCTTCATTGACGAGACATGGGTGAAGACCAACATGACCCGCACACGAGGCTGGAGCCTGCGCGGGGCGCCGCTCCTGGCCAAGGTGCCGCACGGGCACTGGAAGACGCTGACGTTCCTGGCCGGATTGCGGCACGATCGCATCGTCGCCCCCTGCGTCATCGACGGACCGATCAACGGCTTGTCCTTCACAGCATGGGTGCGACAGTTCCTGCTGCCGACCCTCGGGCCGCGAGACATCGTCATCGCCGACAACCTTGGCAGTCATAAGGGAAAACCAGCCCGCGATGCGATCCGGAGCGTCGGTGCCAGGCTGCTCTTCCTGCCGCCCTACAGCCCCGACCTCAACCCGATCGAGATGGTCTTCGCCAAGCTCAAGACCCTCCTGCGAAAGGCCGATGAACGCTCCATCGATGCCACCTGGCGCAAGATCGGCGACTTGCTCTTGACCTTCACCGCCGACGAATGCGCCGCATACCTCCGCCATGCCGGCTATGCTTCTATTTGA